In Thermoanaerobaculia bacterium, the genomic stretch AACCCAAGGAAGGCACAGCCCGGGCTGCCGTAGTCACCGTTATGGGCCATGTCGATCACGGCAAAACATCCATTCTGGACTATATCCGGAAAACCCGCGTAGCGGCCGGTGAAGCGGGAGGCATCACCCAGCACATCGGTGCGTACCAGGTCTTTGTCGGTGATAAGAAGATCGTATTCATTGATACCCCGGGCCACGAAGCCTTTACTCATATGCGATCCCGGGGATCCAAGATTACTGACATCGTTGTTCTGGTCGTTGCCGCGGATGACGGAGTGATGCCGCAGACCCTGGAAGCGATCAATCACGCGAAGGCTGCCGATGTTCCCATCATTGTTGCGGTCAATAAGATCGACAAGGCCAATGCCGACCCGGATAAGGTAAAAAAGCAGCTGGGGGATCGAGGCCTTCTGGCGGAAGATTGGGGCGGAGACACAATCGTCGTTCCCCTGTCCGCCGTTACGGGAGCGGGAATCGATACTCTCCTGGAGATGATTCTTCTGGTTGCGGAAATGCAGGAGCTGAAGTCCAACAGCACGATTCCGGCTAAGGGAACCATTCTTGAAGCCCGGAAGGAAACCGGACGCGGCATGGTGGCCACCGTTCTCGTGCAGGAGGGAACCCTCAACCGTTCCGATTATTTCATCTGCGGAAACACCTATGGAAAGATCCGCTCCATGTACGATGATCGAGGAAATCAGGTCAAATCGGCAGACCCCAGTACACCCGTTGAAATCAACGGTTTTTCGACCCTTCCCTCCCCGGGCGATCTCTTTCAGGTTGTCGCCAACGAGAAAGAGGCAAAACGCATCGTGGAACTTCGTCGTCAGAGCGCCAAGGATGACCAGGCTCGAAAGACCACCGTTTCCCTGGAAGATTTCTTCTCTACCGTCCAGGGAGATGAAAAGAAGGTCCTTCGTTTCGTGGTCAAGGCCGATGTAACCGGGACTCTAGAAGTTGTAAAGAGTGTGATCGAAAGCAAATCCACCGAGGATGTCGATGTTGTCGTCATGCACGAGGGTGCGGGAACCATCACGGTGAACGATGTTGCCCTGGCTCAGGCTTCCCGGGCCGTGGTCATCGGCTTTAACGTCAAACCGGAAAAAATGGCCCAGAAAGAAGCGGAAGTACTCGGCGTCGAAATTCGCCACTACAGCATTATTTACGATCTCATCGAAGACATCGAGGCCGCAGTCACGGGAGCCGTCGTACCCGAAACAAGGGAAATCGTTACGGGAACGGCCCAGGTTCTCAAGGTCATCCGTATTCCAAAAGTGGGTTCCATTGCGGGATGCATGGTCAATGAAGGCATCATTAAGCGTGGCTCCCAGGTCCGGATACTCCGGGACAACACCCTGGTTCGGGCCGCCAAGATCGTCTCCCTGAAACGATTTACGGAAGACGTTACCGAAGTCCGGAAGGGCTTTGAATGCGGCATCGGTGTGGACCGATCCAAGGATGTCCAGGAAGGAGACATCCTGGAATGTTTTGAACGGGTGACCGCGGAGGACTGATCCTTCGTTCATGTACGTAATGGTTATGGTCCTGGAATGTCGTCTCCCGTATGTCCACTCCCTCAAGGGGAAACGTGTGATCCGGACTCGTCTGGTCGAGCGTCTCAAACGGGATTTCCAGGTTAGCGCCTCGGAAGTTGCAACGCAGGATCGTCACCAGGAACTTACGGTGGGAATGAGTGCGGTATCGTCGGATGCAACCTATCTCCGAAATCTTCCTGACAAAATTCGTAATGCAGCCGAAGGGGTACTTGAGGGATTCGTTGTTCAGTCTTCATGGGATGTGGTGCCTTGGCCATAAAGGGAATGCGCCCGCTTCGCATGGCACGATTTATTCAGCAGGAGCTTGCCATGATCCTGCTGACCCATACCCGGAATCCTCTTCTCCAGGAAGTCGTGGTCACCCACGTTAAGATGTCACCCGACCTCCATCTGGCCACCGTCTATTATCGCGTCATGGGGAATACCCCGGTGGAGATCTACCAGGAGGCCCTCGACGGGGCGCGTAAATTCCTGGAGCATACCCTTGGACCCAGTCTCCGGTTACCGTTCCTTCCAGAACTGATCTTTGTTTTCGACGAAAAACTGGAAGAAGCACTGCGCCTGGACCGCCTTTTCGAACGGATCGAGCGGGAGAGTGAAGATGCTGAGTGATGTGAAACGCGTTATCGATAACGGTCATCGGTTTCTGGTCACGACCCACCTTCACCCCGATGGTGACGCCGTCGGCACTTCCCTCGCCCTTCAGCAGATTCTCACCGAGCTGGGCAAGGAAGCCCGGGTGATTCACCGGGAAACCGTTCCTTTTTCTCTACGAAGACTGCCCCGTCTCGATCTCTGGAATATCACAGACACCCTTCCCCCTGACTTTCCCGATGGCTGGGACGCAGTCTTTGTCATCGAATGTCCAAAGCTGGAACGGACGGGCTTTGAGGGACTGGATCTGGGCACCATCATAAATATCGATCATCACATTTCCAATATCCGGTATGGTGCGGTGAATGTTGTCGATCCAGACATTCCCTGCGTGGGTATGCTGATCTGGGACCTTGCCGTACAGACCTACGGTCTTACACTTCGGCCTCCCGTCACCGATCATCTCTATGTAGCTCTTTCAACGGATACCGGTCAGTTCTGTTATGCAAACGCAGGTCCGGAGGCGTTTTCCATGGCTTCGGATCTGGTTCGATCCGGTACACGTCCCGACCGAATTGCAACGATTCTATACGAAGGTTTTCCTGCATCCGCCACCAAGCTGAAGGGATTGATTCTTTCCACGCTGGAGATCTCCTTTGGAGGCCGG encodes the following:
- the rbfA gene encoding 30S ribosome-binding factor RbfA; protein product: MRPLRMARFIQQELAMILLTHTRNPLLQEVVVTHVKMSPDLHLATVYYRVMGNTPVEIYQEALDGARKFLEHTLGPSLRLPFLPELIFVFDEKLEEALRLDRLFERIERESEDAE
- a CDS encoding DUF503 domain-containing protein, with translation MYVMVMVLECRLPYVHSLKGKRVIRTRLVERLKRDFQVSASEVATQDRHQELTVGMSAVSSDATYLRNLPDKIRNAAEGVLEGFVVQSSWDVVPWP
- a CDS encoding DHHA1 domain-containing protein encodes the protein MKRVIDNGHRFLVTTHLHPDGDAVGTSLALQQILTELGKEARVIHRETVPFSLRRLPRLDLWNITDTLPPDFPDGWDAVFVIECPKLERTGFEGLDLGTIINIDHHISNIRYGAVNVVDPDIPCVGMLIWDLAVQTYGLTLRPPVTDHLYVALSTDTGQFCYANAGPEAFSMASDLVRSGTRPDRIATILYEGFPASATKLKGLILSTLEISFGGRVAMIRFPRKFLAEAGAEEGDAEGVIDEPRKIDGVEVAVLLREQADGSIKVSMRSQGTIDVESIAREYGGGGHHNAAGFVLSRTLEESGTFVLQRLEEVLTHEN
- the infB gene encoding translation initiation factor IF-2 codes for the protein MAGTIKIQDLANAMNKNPKELLFELQSIGVKVQSVDDVIPPEVVQALISGKPLEAPNQVIIREDRGRERKVKKTLKTRIPRVKVLTQKDIPVIDIPKKSTLQEVEEMIPASEPEAPPVQEVPVKEEAPAPSRPARPAKPSKKVIKVPPKEEAAPSNLPKLAEIQVKRRPPQPKPAAKPAKPPESKPAPKTAAKAGTTQPGRAKPVRPPKGPAPREATETTETKETKKTVKKKTDKRKAKTTPDPTTTERVDVRKFVGSSAETARRLQEAEEQRSARLRSKKRKVEEEEVEIHVPLTLDEQVARLKSMIPEDHEVTLTEGATLRDLIDRLGVKVKDFMPYLFQKGIILSVNQPVREEFVKKLGEDLGFTYTTQTFEEKVASDVQKRQKPKEGTARAAVVTVMGHVDHGKTSILDYIRKTRVAAGEAGGITQHIGAYQVFVGDKKIVFIDTPGHEAFTHMRSRGSKITDIVVLVVAADDGVMPQTLEAINHAKAADVPIIVAVNKIDKANADPDKVKKQLGDRGLLAEDWGGDTIVVPLSAVTGAGIDTLLEMILLVAEMQELKSNSTIPAKGTILEARKETGRGMVATVLVQEGTLNRSDYFICGNTYGKIRSMYDDRGNQVKSADPSTPVEINGFSTLPSPGDLFQVVANEKEAKRIVELRRQSAKDDQARKTTVSLEDFFSTVQGDEKKVLRFVVKADVTGTLEVVKSVIESKSTEDVDVVVMHEGAGTITVNDVALAQASRAVVIGFNVKPEKMAQKEAEVLGVEIRHYSIIYDLIEDIEAAVTGAVVPETREIVTGTAQVLKVIRIPKVGSIAGCMVNEGIIKRGSQVRILRDNTLVRAAKIVSLKRFTEDVTEVRKGFECGIGVDRSKDVQEGDILECFERVTAED